A single Arachnia propionica DNA region contains:
- a CDS encoding helicase HerA-like domain-containing protein, whose amino-acid sequence MSEELVATIQAGYGFDGEAVQLGVLMDGAPVVEAPIRIPLAMFNRHGLVAGATGTGKTKTLQLMAEALSKAGVPVFAADIKGDLSGMASPGVASEKLAARTEAQGQPWEAKAAPCEFLALGGQGTGIPVRATISSFGPILLSKVLGLNEVQESSLGLVFYYADNNGLPLLDLKDLVALLKFLTSDDGKDELKEIGGVSAATAGVILRNLVGLSEQGGDVFFGEPEFEPSELLRVAADGRGVVSLLELPDLASRPEMFSTFLMWLLADLFGSLPEIGDADKPKLVFFFDEAHLLFKGASKAFLDSITQTVRLIRSKGVGVFFVTQTPKDVPEDVLAQLGSRVQHQLRAHTPNDAKALKATVSTYPKSGYDLEEVLQGLGIGEAIVTVMNPKGSPTPVAWTRLWAPETSMQPTDAAVMQQAVAASPLMAKYGQAIDRESAYEILTAKLEAGAKAAEEERQRAEAEKAEAERRAQEEKEQRQAERSEERSSGSGRGRTSAVERIASRGIMQVIRTVTREIVRGLFGTGRRR is encoded by the coding sequence GTGAGTGAAGAACTGGTGGCAACGATTCAGGCTGGATACGGGTTCGACGGTGAGGCGGTGCAGCTGGGCGTGCTGATGGACGGCGCCCCCGTCGTCGAGGCCCCCATCCGCATTCCGCTGGCGATGTTCAACCGGCACGGGCTCGTCGCCGGGGCCACGGGCACCGGCAAAACCAAGACCCTCCAGCTGATGGCCGAGGCCCTCAGTAAGGCGGGAGTGCCCGTCTTCGCCGCCGACATCAAAGGGGATCTGTCCGGGATGGCCTCCCCCGGGGTGGCGAGCGAGAAACTGGCCGCGCGAACCGAGGCGCAGGGGCAGCCTTGGGAGGCGAAGGCCGCGCCCTGCGAGTTCCTGGCGCTCGGCGGGCAGGGCACCGGAATCCCGGTGCGGGCGACGATCTCGTCGTTCGGCCCGATCCTGCTGTCGAAGGTGCTGGGACTCAACGAGGTGCAGGAGAGCTCCCTCGGGCTGGTGTTCTATTACGCCGACAACAACGGCCTGCCGCTGCTCGACCTCAAGGACCTCGTCGCGCTGCTGAAATTCCTCACCTCTGACGACGGCAAGGACGAGCTGAAGGAGATCGGCGGGGTCTCGGCCGCCACGGCCGGGGTGATCCTGCGCAACCTCGTCGGCCTCTCCGAGCAGGGCGGTGACGTGTTCTTCGGGGAACCCGAGTTCGAACCCTCGGAGCTGCTGCGCGTCGCCGCCGACGGCCGCGGGGTCGTCTCGCTGCTGGAGCTGCCCGACCTGGCCTCGCGACCCGAAATGTTCTCCACCTTCCTGATGTGGCTGCTGGCCGACCTGTTCGGTTCCCTCCCCGAGATCGGCGACGCCGACAAACCGAAACTGGTGTTCTTCTTCGACGAGGCGCACCTGCTGTTCAAGGGCGCCTCCAAGGCCTTCCTCGACTCCATCACCCAGACCGTGAGGCTGATCCGCTCCAAAGGTGTGGGGGTGTTCTTCGTCACCCAGACCCCCAAGGACGTGCCCGAGGATGTCCTGGCGCAGCTCGGCAGCCGCGTGCAGCACCAGCTGCGCGCCCACACCCCCAACGACGCCAAGGCGTTGAAGGCGACGGTGTCGACCTACCCGAAGTCCGGCTACGACCTGGAGGAAGTGCTGCAGGGCCTCGGGATCGGCGAGGCGATCGTAACCGTCATGAACCCCAAGGGCTCACCCACCCCCGTCGCCTGGACCCGGCTTTGGGCCCCCGAGACATCGATGCAACCCACCGACGCCGCCGTGATGCAGCAGGCGGTGGCGGCCTCGCCGCTGATGGCGAAGTACGGGCAGGCCATCGACCGCGAGTCGGCCTACGAGATCCTCACCGCGAAACTGGAGGCCGGCGCGAAGGCAGCCGAGGAGGAACGGCAGCGCGCCGAGGCGGAGAAAGCCGAGGCCGAACGTCGCGCCCAGGAGGAGAAAGAACAGCGTCAGGCGGAACGCTCGGAGGAGCGGTCGTCGGGATCGGGTCGTGGTCGCACGTCGGCGGTGGAACGGATCGCCAGCCGCGGCATCATGCAGGTGATCCGCACCGTCACCCGGGAGATCGTCCGGGGCCTGTTCGGCACGGGCAGGCGGCGATAA
- a CDS encoding type II toxin-antitoxin system VapB family antitoxin: MIFKRVGDSRPYPDHGYVQKQWAAIAPHQVRLDELVTTKRTLDLEALLEEDSTFYGDLFAHVVSWRGDLYLEDGLHRALRAALQQRQTMHARVLELS, encoded by the coding sequence GTGATCTTCAAGCGTGTCGGCGACTCCCGCCCCTACCCGGACCACGGCTATGTCCAGAAGCAGTGGGCCGCCATCGCTCCACACCAGGTGCGGCTGGATGAGCTGGTCACGACGAAGCGCACCCTCGATCTCGAGGCCCTGCTGGAGGAGGATTCCACCTTCTACGGCGACCTTTTCGCACACGTCGTCTCCTGGCGTGGCGATCTGTACCTGGAGGACGGCCTGCACCGCGCCCTGCGTGCCGCGCTGCAGCAACGCCAGACGATGCATGCCCGCGTGCTGGAACTCTCGTGA
- a CDS encoding LytR C-terminal domain-containing protein, producing the protein MRAFRLLATPALLIGLLIFLIWGASLGWNALTAPFPSPPPTPCVTQQVSKLAPKQVTVLVYNGGFTSGLGSKVGQALKAAGFEVAKTTNSKERITKTIIRSGGNNTEAAKLVASYFIEPTMETDSRVDGTVDVMVGSDFAGLTESGLTEITVESGTICLAPSPSPSALPS; encoded by the coding sequence GTGCGTGCCTTTCGACTCCTCGCCACCCCGGCCCTGCTGATCGGTCTGCTCATTTTCCTGATCTGGGGGGCGAGCCTGGGGTGGAACGCCTTGACTGCGCCGTTTCCCAGCCCACCGCCGACCCCGTGCGTCACCCAGCAGGTGAGCAAGCTCGCCCCGAAGCAGGTCACGGTTCTGGTTTACAACGGTGGTTTCACCAGCGGTTTGGGATCGAAGGTCGGGCAGGCGTTGAAGGCGGCGGGATTCGAGGTGGCGAAGACCACCAACTCCAAGGAACGCATCACGAAAACCATCATCCGCAGTGGTGGTAACAACACCGAAGCGGCAAAACTCGTCGCCAGCTACTTCATAGAGCCCACCATGGAGACCGACTCCCGGGTCGACGGCACCGTCGATGTGATGGTCGGCTCAGATTTCGCGGGCCTGACGGAATCCGGCCTGACCGAGATCACGGTGGAATCCGGCACCATCTGCCTGGCCCCGAGCCCGTCTCCCTCCGCGCTGCCCAGCTGA
- a CDS encoding response regulator, with amino-acid sequence MVRVVLIDDDPLVRAGLKLMLGGREGVDFVGEGSDGSEAAALVAEHRPDVLLMDIRMPGKDGLTATEELMAQKDAPRVVILTTFDSDDSVLRALAAGAAGFLLKDTPPDRMLEAIKQVAAGEHTLSPSVVSQVIAAATRHRGDPRREDARADLAVLNAREKDVAIAIGRGLTNAEISARHYLSLATVKGVVTQIFDKLGLTNRVQVAIKVHDAGWADD; translated from the coding sequence TCCCTTGGTCCGGGCCGGTCTCAAGCTGATGCTTGGGGGACGCGAGGGAGTCGACTTCGTCGGCGAGGGCAGCGACGGCTCCGAGGCGGCGGCCCTGGTGGCCGAACACCGGCCCGACGTGCTGCTCATGGACATCCGCATGCCGGGCAAGGATGGGCTGACGGCGACCGAGGAGCTCATGGCCCAAAAGGACGCGCCGCGGGTGGTGATCCTGACCACCTTCGATTCCGACGACTCGGTGCTGCGAGCCCTGGCGGCCGGGGCCGCGGGCTTTCTGCTCAAGGACACCCCGCCGGACCGGATGCTGGAGGCCATCAAACAGGTCGCGGCGGGGGAGCACACCCTCTCACCCAGCGTGGTGTCCCAGGTCATCGCGGCCGCGACCCGGCACCGGGGCGACCCCCGGCGGGAGGACGCGCGGGCCGACCTGGCCGTCCTGAACGCCCGGGAGAAAGACGTCGCGATCGCGATCGGGCGGGGGCTGACGAACGCCGAGATCTCGGCCCGGCACTACCTCAGCCTCGCCACTGTCAAGGGCGTCGTGACGCAGATCTTCGACAAGCTCGGTCTGACAAACCGCGTCCAGGTCGCGATCAAGGTGCACGATGCCGGATGGGCCGACGACTGA